In Chanodichthys erythropterus isolate Z2021 chromosome 7, ASM2448905v1, whole genome shotgun sequence, a genomic segment contains:
- the il34 gene encoding interleukin-34, which yields MIQFECRLLRGLLGFICLLPVCISAAPDLCGPLKTVRESLNSTLRRRYMKMNFPINYTVQVHYEEVFRLRNISRLNTSTEDEPVQKRDLQDLWLLVSQQGIKRVLRVLPERHPTRRKYLSNLENLFRDFEALYNQRNPSDEERDRPEIIQNIWDRLTDPYYQGWKSVKPKSLLDNCYRTMLCLFKECFSNADDNYDYCEVLNWRKEKKTT from the exons ATGATCCAGTTTGAATGCCGCCTCCTCAGGGGGCTGCTGG GTTTTATTTGTCTATTACCAGTGTGCATAAGTGCAGCACCAGATCTGTGCGGCCCACTGAAAACAGTACGGGAAAGCCTAAACTCAACCCTTAGGAGACGTTATATG AAAATGAACTTTCCTATTAATTATACTGTTCAAGTGCATTATGAGGAGGTGTTCAGACTACGCAACATCAGCAGACTG AACACAAGTACTGAAGATGAACCGGTGCAGAAGAGAGATCTACAGGATTTGTGGCTTTTGGTTAGTCAACAGGGTATAAAGAGGGTTTTAAGGGTGCTGCCAGAGAGACATCCAACACGACGTAAATACCTCTCCAATCTGGAAAATCTCTTCAGAGATTTTGAAGCACTTTATAACCAGAGGAATCCCAGCGATGAAGAG AGAGATCGTCCAGAGATTATACAAAACATCTGGGATCGACTGACGGACCCATATTACCAGGGATGGAAGTCTGTAAAACCCAAGTCATTACTGGATAACTGTTATCGGACCATGCTTTGCCTGTTCAAAGAGTGCTTCTCAAATGCGGATGACAATTATGATT ATTGTGAAGTCCTCAACTGGAGGAAAGAGAAGAAAACAACATAG